TTTCTGGCAGATTTCCATGATGGTCCCTACATAATCATTCGGTGTCATAATCGTCGCTTTTACATAAGGTTCTTCTACTTTTTGCAGGAGCTGTGCTTCCGGCATGTTGGCCGGGTTATCAACGATCATCTCTTCACCGTCAGTTAACAAAACATTGTAAATTACACTTGGTGCTGTTGCAATGAGGTCAATGTTAAATTCACGCTCGATCCTCTCCTGAATAATCTCCATGTGAAGCAGCCCCAAGAATCCGCAGCGATAGCCGAACCCGAGTGCTTGAGAGGTTTCAGGTTCATATTGAAGAGCAGAATCATTTAAAACAAGCCGTTCCAATGCCTCGCGCAAATCATTATATTTTGCGTTATCAACTGGATATAATCCGCAATATACCATCGGGTTCATTTTTCGGTATCCAGGCAGCGGTTCGCTGGCTGGTTTGACAGCACTCGTAATGGTATCCCCGACTTGAGTATCGCCTACATTTTTAATGGCAGCAGTCAAATAGCCTACGTCTCCGACTGTTAAGAAATCCTTGTTGACAGCTTTTGGCGTGAACACACCGAGTTCCACTACCTCAAATTCTTTCTGTGTCGCCATCATTTTGATTTTATCGCCGATTTTAACCGTGCCTTCGGTTACACGGATATACGTTACTACTCCACGGTATGGATCATAAAGCGAGTCGAAAATAAGAGCTTGAAGCGGGCCGTCCGGATCCCCAGATGGAGCCGGCACCTTTTCGACAATCTGTTCCAGTATTTCTTCAATCCCGATCCCCGCTTTCGCCGAAGCTAAAACAGCCTCGGAAGCATCGAGCCCGATGATGTCTTCAACCTCCTGCCTCACTCTTTCCGGTTCAGCACTCGGAAGGTCGATCTTATTAATGACTGGGAGGATTTCCAGATCATTCTCTAATGCAAGATAAACATTAGCAAGGGTTTGGGCTTCGATTCCCTGGGCAGCGTCAACAATCAGAAGCGCCCCTTCACAGGCTGCAAGGCTTCTCGATACTTCATACGTGAAGTCAACATGTCCTGGAGTATCAATCAGGTGAAATGTATACACTTCTCCATCTTTAGCTTTGTAGTTTAACTGAACAGCATTCAGCTTTATGGTTATCCCCCGTTCACGTTCAAGGTCCATGGAGTCCAGAAGCTGTTCTTTCATTTCTCTTTGAGTCAAGGCGCTAGTTTTCTCAAGGATCCGGTCAGCCAGCGTTGATTTTCCATGGTCGATATGAGCAATGATGGAAAAATTGCGAATCCTTGATTGCCTGTCCAGTTTTTGTTCTCGATTCATTCATTTCACTCCTACATTTTGCGCAAAGTACACTATTTTAGATTATAGCAATACAAAGACCGTTGTTCAATGCTGAACCAAATGAAAAGTGGAGACGCCTTGAAATGTTCCACTGGATAACAAACATGAAAAAACAGTTATTTTTCTTAAATGAAAATAACTGTCAGCTTAATGATCCAAATATCTGTGAAAGTATTGCGGAGATAAGACCGATGACCGCTTGAAAAAGAGATGAAATGAGAACAGACACTTTCTCACCCAGCGAAGAAAAGAAGTTAAAGGCTTTAGACTCTTCTAATTGTTTCTGTTTCGCCGTTAAATCTTTAGCATCTATTGGAGCTCCCAGTACTTCAGCATCAGTATGACCTTTGCTTTCCTTTATCACCAAAGCTTTACCTGTGTCCGTATTGCCTTTTAAATGATTCATCCCTACTGAGGCCCTCTGCATTCCAAGCAGGACACCGAAAAACAAAACAGCCGTGATCAGAAAACACTTCAGCATAAATTTACCCACAGGACCCACCCCGTTTACCATTGGTTTCTTTACATCCTATGAAACAGCTTGTCCTTTTATGTGTCAGTGCGTATAGGAAGAACTGTTGGATTGGTCAACCTGCCTGTGAAGCGCTGTGTTCAATCCTACGGCAAGAACATTTGCCATGTCCTCTATAAATGTATCCACCTCTTTTGGCGTTACCATGAGATTATGCCCGATTGGCGAGAGGACCTCCCGAATCAGCATTCTTTTTTCATCTTCATCAAGGGTTCCTACCATTCCCAGGAAGGATTGCCGTTCCGCTTCTGGTGGAAGATCGTCGTCTTTCAGAATTTTCTTTTCCCCAAACGTCATCCATGTTGGTGCGAGAGACTTGGACGGCTTATCCTTTTCTTTGATCTCTCTGCCAAAATGCTTGAGGATATAATCAATGGCATCGCTCGTGATCGTAACTGCATCGACAACGGTAGGAATCCCGATCGCGATAACCGGGATACCCAGTGTGTCTTTGCTCAGCTCTTTTCTTTTGTTGCCGACACCAGACCCTGGATGAATTCCACTGTCAGAGATTTGGATAGTCGTGTTTACCCGCTCGAGCGATCTCGAAGCCAGAGCATCGATCGCGATCACAAAATCAGGATTAACTTTTCGAATGACGCCTTCAATAATATCGCTCGTTTCAATCCCTGTTATCCCCATAACTCCAGGCGAGATGGCACAGACCGGCCGGAACCCTTCTTCCACATTTTCAGGCGACAGAGCAAATAAATGTTTTGTGATCAATAAATTTTCCACTACGTTGGGCCCTAGAGAATCAGGTGTAACATTCCAGTTTCCAAGACCGACAACCAGGCACGTGTCATCATCCTGAATTCCAAGTTCATTAATAAAGTTTTTAAAGTCACGGGCAAAGACCTCCTGTACCCGTTCCTGAAGCTCCGAATCCTTTTCCCGAATTCCCTGCATCTCAAATGTTAAATATGTACCCGGTTTTTTCCCCGTAGCCTGTGCCCCATTTTCATCTATCTCTACCCTCGTATATTTAATTCCATCATGATCCCGTTCTTTAATAATGATGCCTTTAACAGAGCTCTCCTTTTCCTTCATCTTTTCTTCATTGACCAGCATTTCATGTGCTTCGATCGCTAAGTCTGTCCGAATGGAATAGTTGTTCCGATCCAAATCTTTGTTGTTCATTTTGGCACCGTCCTGTGATAGAGATATATTGTCTCTATTTTTGCCCTTAAAAAGCCATTTCATTCTTGTATTGCAATTGAAGAATTAAACTGATAAAATACTCTGTGTCCTATTTTTTTGCAATCCAGTTGCAATGTTAGGGAGGTGAATGGATTGGCTAATATTAAATCTGCTATTAAACGTGTAAAAACGAACGATAAGAACCGTGCTCATAATGCTTCTTTAAAGTCTGCTATGCGTACAGCTGTGAAAAACTTTGAAACTAAGGTCGCTAACAAAGATGCTGAAGGTGCTAAAGAAGCTTTCACAGTTGCTACTAAAAAAGTTGATAAAGCGGCAACTAAAGGACTTATCCATAAAAATGCAGCTTCCCGTCAGAAGTCTCGTCTTGCTAAAGCGTTAAACGGAATCAACGCATAATCACGGGAAATGACACGAAACGGCCTTACAGGTCGTTTTTTTTTCATGTCTTTTTTTTGAAAAGCGACTGTTAACAGATGCTTTTCAAAAAAAATGACATTCCATAATAATAAAAGATTCACCATGTTGACCGTGATGTTCCGGTTTAAAACGAAATCGTCGAATCCTGTCGTAAGTTGTCGCGTATAAACGACTTGAAAATAAAAGCGTAGATTTTAAACATAAATCAGATTTTTTGAACATAAATCGGTATTTTTGAACATAAAAACTATAAATTTGAATAATTTCCAAATTGGTGGTTTTATGATTTAACACAGCATGAACAAAAAACGTCCAGCCGATATCCAATCGGCTGGACGTTTTTTAATTTGCCATCTTCAGCATAATCAGTTCCAAAATAAGCTGTTTATCCATTTTTCCTGTTTTCATTTCATAATCCGCCTCAGCTATGCGATCCAGCATGCTGAGAAGCTCTTCTTCCTCAAAAAGCCTCGCCTGTCTGGAAGCCAGTTTTACTGCATAGGGATGCAGCTTTAAAGCTCCTGCAATCTGTTTTTCTCCATATCCTTTTGAAAAAAGTTCTTTCACCCCGTATATAATACGAAATTGTCTTGCCATCAGGGAGAGAATTTTAATCGGTTCTTCATTCTGCTTGGCTAGGTCATAAAAAGTTCTTAGTGCAGCGTCAATTTTTTTATGAACAATATCATCAATGAGAGAAAAAATATTATCTTCCAGTGTTCTCGGTACGAGTTCATCAATGACGGGTATCGTGATATTTCCGCCATCCCCAACGTATAATGCCAGTTTGTCCATTTCCTGAATGAGCGCCATCAATTCATTTCCTACCTTGGCCGTCAAATATTGAGCTGCATCTGTATCGATGTGCACTTGCCGCTGAATCGCCCGGTCCTTAATCCATTCTACTGCCGAATCACCGCTCAAAGGGGTAGCCGCGATCAGTTCTCCTGACTTTTTCAGCGTTTTAACTATTTTCTTTCGTTCATCTAATTTCTCAGCTGGGACCACGAAAACGAGAAGCGTAAAATCAGCTGGATTCTGAATATATCTTTCAACGGTTGCAAGATCATGCTCAACTTTGCTCTTGTCCTTTACCCCTGTTAGAAAATAAGCATTTTTCACGACGACAACACGCCTGTCCCCCATAAACGGGAGCGTTTCCGCATCTTCCATAACCGCTTGTATAGGAGTTTCCATATAGTCATATACAGAGAAGTTAAAATCCTTATCTTCTTCATTCAACGAATGCTTTACAATGGCGGATATGGCTTGCTCAATAATATAAGATTCAGTTCCGTACAGAACATAATACGGAGAAAATTCCTTCTGCTTCAACTTTTTTTGTAATGGGACGATCGACAAAACCACTCACCTCAAACTTTCTCTGTTCTTATCGTATGCCGTATAGCTGTTTTTTTCAATAGGAATCAAACCAAAAAAGAAGAAGCAGCTTATGCTGCTTCTTCATTTATATTAAACGCTGATCACCAAGACCCCGGGACTCCCAGTGAACAGCGAGTAAACCGCTCTATTCCTTGTAATGTTATGATATCCTATGCCAATCTGCAGTATTGGTGACAACAGTTAGCAAAAAAGGAAAAGAATATGCATTTTATAGACAACGCTTCCAATCAAATATGGATTTTTTTATCTGAATGACTTATACTTATTATCGATACGGGAGGGTTGCGGAAATGAATCATTTCGAAAAAGACGTCCAAAGCAAACGCAATGATTTAATCGATTCAGGCATGGGCTTCGTTTGGTCCTTTGGTTTTTTCACGTTAATCTTTGCAATTGGAGTTATTATCAAACTTATCGCTACATAATCAATAAAAAGAAGCCTGAAAAAGGCTTCTTTTTATTTGGATCCGGTTACACTGTGATGTATCCTTAGCTCATGACCCCGCATTTGGATCTCAATATCCCCAAGCTGATCGGTACGCAAAATGACCGCAGCATTTTTTTTGAAACGTGACACAACATCCGGATGAGGATGTCCGTACCGATTGTTTTTCCCGGCTGATATGACGGCATAAATGGGATTGACAGCGTTGATAAAAGCCTGTGAGGACGACGTTTTACTCCCATGATGGCCAGCCTTTAAAAAATCTGCCTTTAAAGGGACATCTTCACTTATAATACGCTTTTCCCCTTCTTCTTCTAAATCCCCAGTGAATAGGAAGGAAAAACGCTTCATTTTTGCTAACAGGACGAGGGATTGGGCATTGCTCTCGGTCTCATCACCATAAGGAGAAAGTACATAAAAAAGATGATCCCCAACCGACCACCTTTGCCCGCGCTGAGTAACACGAATAGGAATATCCAGGCTGGCCGCATGATTCAGCACACTGGTTTCCAACACTCCGTCAATTGTGCCTTTTGGATACAACAGTTCACCTATCATGACTCCAGACAGAACCGTTTCCGCCCCGCCGATGTGATCCATGTCTCCATGCGTCAATATCAATTTATCGATCTTCCGGATCCCCCGTGCTTTTAACGCGGGCATAACGACCTCTTTCGTGATATTATAATCCACCTTTCTTTTTCTCCATTCTTCCTTTTCAAAATTTAATGTTCCTCCCGTATCTATTAAATAAACCCCTTGCCTGAATGGAAGTTCAATCAAGATACTGTCTCCCTGCCCAACATTTAAATAGGTAATTGAGCTGCTTGGATCAAGGGAATGAACATTCCAATGAAAAACACCGGCCAAAACAAGAAAGGAAGCAGGATGAAGCAGACGCTTA
This genomic stretch from Fictibacillus marinisediminis harbors:
- a CDS encoding DUF3679 domain-containing protein, with protein sequence MGKFMLKCFLITAVLFFGVLLGMQRASVGMNHLKGNTDTGKALVIKESKGHTDAEVLGAPIDAKDLTAKQKQLEESKAFNFFSSLGEKVSVLISSLFQAVIGLISAILSQIFGSLS
- the lepA gene encoding translation elongation factor 4, which translates into the protein MNREQKLDRQSRIRNFSIIAHIDHGKSTLADRILEKTSALTQREMKEQLLDSMDLERERGITIKLNAVQLNYKAKDGEVYTFHLIDTPGHVDFTYEVSRSLAACEGALLIVDAAQGIEAQTLANVYLALENDLEILPVINKIDLPSAEPERVRQEVEDIIGLDASEAVLASAKAGIGIEEILEQIVEKVPAPSGDPDGPLQALIFDSLYDPYRGVVTYIRVTEGTVKIGDKIKMMATQKEFEVVELGVFTPKAVNKDFLTVGDVGYLTAAIKNVGDTQVGDTITSAVKPASEPLPGYRKMNPMVYCGLYPVDNAKYNDLREALERLVLNDSALQYEPETSQALGFGYRCGFLGLLHMEIIQERIEREFNIDLIATAPSVIYNVLLTDGEEMIVDNPANMPEAQLLQKVEEPYVKATIMTPNDYVGTIMEICQKKRGIFQTMDYLENNRVNVLYEIPLSEIVYDFFDQLKSSTKGYASLDYELIGYKPSKLVKMDILLNGEKIDALSVIVHKDFAYERGKVVVEKLKELIPRQQFEVPIQASIGQKIIARSNIKALRKNVLAKCYGGDISRKRKLLEKQKEGKKRMKTIGRVEVPQEAFMAVLRMDND
- a CDS encoding YqzM family protein — encoded protein: MNHFEKDVQSKRNDLIDSGMGFVWSFGFFTLIFAIGVIIKLIAT
- the gpr gene encoding GPR endopeptidase, whose product is MNNKDLDRNNYSIRTDLAIEAHEMLVNEEKMKEKESSVKGIIIKERDHDGIKYTRVEIDENGAQATGKKPGTYLTFEMQGIREKDSELQERVQEVFARDFKNFINELGIQDDDTCLVVGLGNWNVTPDSLGPNVVENLLITKHLFALSPENVEEGFRPVCAISPGVMGITGIETSDIIEGVIRKVNPDFVIAIDALASRSLERVNTTIQISDSGIHPGSGVGNKRKELSKDTLGIPVIAIGIPTVVDAVTITSDAIDYILKHFGREIKEKDKPSKSLAPTWMTFGEKKILKDDDLPPEAERQSFLGMVGTLDEDEKRMLIREVLSPIGHNLMVTPKEVDTFIEDMANVLAVGLNTALHRQVDQSNSSSYTH
- the holA gene encoding DNA polymerase III subunit delta, translated to MSIVPLQKKLKQKEFSPYYVLYGTESYIIEQAISAIVKHSLNEEDKDFNFSVYDYMETPIQAVMEDAETLPFMGDRRVVVVKNAYFLTGVKDKSKVEHDLATVERYIQNPADFTLLVFVVPAEKLDERKKIVKTLKKSGELIAATPLSGDSAVEWIKDRAIQRQVHIDTDAAQYLTAKVGNELMALIQEMDKLALYVGDGGNITIPVIDELVPRTLEDNIFSLIDDIVHKKIDAALRTFYDLAKQNEEPIKILSLMARQFRIIYGVKELFSKGYGEKQIAGALKLHPYAVKLASRQARLFEEEELLSMLDRIAEADYEMKTGKMDKQLILELIMLKMAN
- the rpsT gene encoding 30S ribosomal protein S20; translation: MANIKSAIKRVKTNDKNRAHNASLKSAMRTAVKNFETKVANKDAEGAKEAFTVATKKVDKAATKGLIHKNAASRQKSRLAKALNGINA